The genome window ACAGGCAGTTCCAACAAACAATACAACAAATACAGATAAACCAATGAATATTATTGTTTGTGAGTCTCAAGGTCAAAAACAAGGTTATTTAATCTACATGATTATTGACGGTAATTCTAAACTCAATGCTACTGGTAAAATGTACAGTGAAGCTTATAAAGACTATGTTGAACCTTTACTTAACAGTATTACATTAAAAGAAAGTAAAAACGTACCTCATGTTTATGAGGAATTTGGACTTTCCCAAGATGAATTCAATCAACAAATGGATCTTGTTCGTCAATATAAAGCTGGAAATACATCTGTTCTTGAAGGAGCTCAATAATTATGAGAATTACAGTTTTTCATGCAGATGAATGTGACAGGAAGAAATGTACTTCCATCAAAATGGATAAAATGGGTAAGTGCAGGTTAGTTTATGATATAAATAAAATTCCTGGTGGGGCTATTGTTTTAAATCCATATGCTGAGAAAGCTGTATCATATGAAGATTATAGGTATGTTCAAAGAAGAGGGATTGTAGGTTTGGATTGTTCCTGGAATGAGGTATCCAAATCTAAAAAATTTTTTGATTTATCCAAATATCATAGATCCCTTCCTTTCTTAATTGCAACCAATCCTGTAAATTATGGAAAACCGTGCATTTTATCAACTGTTGAAGCTATTGCAGCTACACTATATATTACTCGTTTTAAGGACGAAGCACGTGAAATGATGGATGGTTTTAAATGGGGACACACATTTTTAGAACTCAATCATGATTTGCTTGAAGCATATAGTGAAGTTGACACAAGTGCTGAAGTTGTCCGTGTTCAAAATGAATTTTTAGACAATTCTCAAAATGAGGAAGATGATTTGGATTAGGGATTTTTTATTTAATCTCTTTTCTAAATAATTTTAATAAATGGCATATTTTCCTTATTTTAGGTTAAAATAACTAAACATTTAAATACTATTAAGTTTAAACAATTAATTAATAGTTATGATTAACCATAACGGTTTATTATTATTAATTTTCACGATTATAAGGAGGAGTTTTTAATGGCAAGATTTGAAGAAGCAGAAAATAGAATGTTCAATATCAAAATCTGCTTAAAATGTAACGCTCGTAACCCTGCTGGTG of Methanobacteriaceae archaeon contains these proteins:
- a CDS encoding DUF367 family protein; the encoded protein is MRITVFHADECDRKKCTSIKMDKMGKCRLVYDINKIPGGAIVLNPYAEKAVSYEDYRYVQRRGIVGLDCSWNEVSKSKKFFDLSKYHRSLPFLIATNPVNYGKPCILSTVEAIAATLYITRFKDEAREMMDGFKWGHTFLELNHDLLEAYSEVDTSAEVVRVQNEFLDNSQNEEDDLD
- a CDS encoding 50S ribosomal protein L40e; translated protein: MARFEEAENRMFNIKICLKCNARNPAGATTCRKCGYKGLRYKAKEPRG